TGTGATGttcttcctcctccgcaacGTCTGGCAACGTTTCGTACGATACTGGAGTTGAAATCGCCAGTGGCCATGTTGAATCTCGAGCACCAAACATAACACCGCAGTATTGTTTTTCGTCAGGCGAAGAATGTTCTTGCTGAATAGATGAGTTCTGCCCATGTGGGCTAGTATCATCGACGATGTGACCAGATGCTTCGGGACTGAAATTGGGGGGTTGGCAGAATTCGTTGTTTATCTGAGCCCTGTTAACTGCTGCGATGTTAATGGCATGTGTGCTGTCTTGGCAGCAGGATTGCTTGCTGGAAACCCGAGGAGGTGGTGAATTCTTTCGAAGTTTTTCTAGTGGTAGAATGTGCCTAAGAAGCTGACGATGTTCTGACGCGGGGGCAGTATGATGAGACACTAGAAGCGGACGAGAGCTAGGTCCTGAGGTTGGTGCTTCGCACAGATCGCCCATCGAGTCTGATGACAATTTACGGGGAAGAGGATACCGGATTGCTTCGAATGCGCCAGTCGAAGCTTCGTTCAATGTCTCTGCGCCATTCACAGGATCCCCGCCGTTGCATACATTATTCCGTTGTGTGTGAGTGACGTAGTGGAAGTTAAATAAGCCTAAATCTTGCCGTCGTCTCTGGGCAGATTCATAGCGAGATTGTTTTCTCCTGGAAAATATGGATGGAATGATTCCCTTTCCTCCAGCAGCGTTTTTAGCAGGCATATCTCCCGTATATGCTTGGCTAACAGAAGAACTCTGAGCACTACTTTCGTGTTTTGGTTTGCCTCGGTGATGGAAGAAGCCCTTTCCAAAACATTGTATGCTCTCAGAACCATTTCGAGGTGAGGCGCTGTTATCATTAGATTTAATTGACGTGGTTCGGACAAGGGACAGGTCATCTAGTGCCAACTCCCGACTTGTACGGTTAGACGTGTTGACGAAGACAAGGATAAAGCCAAAGAGGCGTCTTACGGTCATGGTGCATTTCTAAATTGGACGCCCGCTTCatgtgcttcttgagctgcCGCAACTCCTCAGGAGAAAGAGAACTATCGACAGAATGTGCAAAGGCCTCCACAATATTCGCACTCGACAAGACAATTAACCCGAATTCCATGGTGACGTCTTTGGGAGATGACCACGCGCCATGGGCGGGCAGGGTAATATTTGTAACGGGCGTGGCCCGTGTctattcaacaaaagggtgcctccatattgtctatctaaaactaaggagaaaggaaagatcagagctcgaggcgagcctcgagctcgtggtCAAGTAGTCGTTGAGACTAAGCGAAATAACCTAATTACAGACCTGGCTCTGCCAGGTCTCAGATACcgggcgtagcccgtgacaaTATTTAGCTCCCGATAGCCAAACACTTGTTTCTAGTCAATGAGTTGAAATCTAGCGACAAACGGTGAGCTGGCAGAGCTGgtgttttttgtttctttgaaTCCGAGCTAGTCGGCTACCGCCAGTCTAATCCACTACTACTATCCTTAAAGGAAGTTTTGCCAATCCTCCCTAAGTTTATGTTAAGCCAAACACCAAGCGCCAGCGATGTTCATGGCCGGGCTGATCCCACTTTCGACCTTGCCCGATTCTGTTCCAGCTCCTGACGCAACTCCAATATTTGTCGGCTTCAGCTCTCAATTGGTGAGAGGACAAGGCCTTGCGCCGAAGGTAAGCTTTCAACGGCTGTGACGCGTACGCGGGCACCCCGAAGGTGTAGCAAGTGCCACGcagttggccatgtcaagtcctcgAAGGTCTGCCCTTGGCGACGATCAAAACCACTCACTGAATTAGACTTGGACGATCTGTAGAGAAGCACCACTGTAGCTGAAGGGATGGACGAATTATCCACAGACGAGAGGCAAGAGGAACGATGTATAATAGTCATACCGTAACGTAGCTGCAAAAATATGGCCTCTGTATTTGTTACTTCTTTCTTGACGATGTCGTACAGTACGTTCATGGATTCTGTGTTGAACATCACAGCGGAACACACATGATCCATAGATGGAAGCAGCGTATTTCTTCTATAAAATAGAGATATGACCAACGTATGCGGAAGTGATAGGCTGGAACCtctactcgtgccacgccccactttacTTGGAACTCGCAAgctcgcaccacctaaaggtggtgctggacacccaTATAATCAGGACACCCAAATAACCACTTTTGGAACCTTTCTTACTAGAATcgcttcaacagccgcctACCAACTTAGAATCGACTACTTCTACTCTTCCCAGTCTTTCAGAAGCCCTCCATTTACGGGCCacttttgctgcttcttcaattACACGTTTGCGGGTGATGAGCGCCCGCAACTCTGCGGCCTcgaccatcctcctcgccttaGCCAGTTGGTCTTCCTCCCTCTGTCTCACCATCTCACGACCCTGGGCTACTGTTAACACCCCTCCTGACTGTAATGGACTATTCTTCAAGGCATTACGTTGTTGTGCGAGAtgctcagccattttggtgCTCCCCAAGTCCCTCTTGGTTTGTATTAGCTCCGTAGCCAATGATAGCGATCCTCTGATGAAGCGACTCATTTCGTAACGAAGATTAGGGTCAAGATCTTCATCTTCCCTGATTACTCTACTGACCCTATCAGCGACCTTGTTCATTTGACGAAGTGTTACCGGAGTCCCAAATGGCGAGGACTGTAATACAGTGGAAGGCGGAGAAGGAGTGCTTTCGGGTTGCCGAGCGGCTAAGATTTCGAGGACTGCCTGTGGATTGAAGGGATGGATCCCAGTTTTCTTAAATGCCGAGCGTATTGTACTCCCCTTAAACACTTGATCTCGCACATTGCCTATACAAGAAAGGAACTCAAGCTTGCCAATATGGACAAGTCCATCTCGAACCAAAATATCCAGAGCTTTTGCATGGTAGTGCTTCAGTGGCTGAAAGACTACAACATCAAGAGGTTGGAGGATATGCGTAAGGTTTGGGGGCATACCAAAGGGGATGATATCGTGATCAGCACAGTACTGGATAAACCGCTTGGTGTGGTGCGAACCGTGACCATCCACAATAAGAAGACGCTTCCTTCCCAGGGAGCTCTTCGCCGACCACTTATTGAAGTGCT
Above is a window of Pochonia chlamydosporia 170 chromosome Unknown PCv3seq00022, whole genome shotgun sequence DNA encoding:
- a CDS encoding transposase (similar to Metarhizium robertsii ARSEF 23 XP_007816589.2) — encoded protein: MDETGFRIGIGKDQFIDTRRKRAHYFGLPENRESATAIESISAGGRVLPAFLILSGQMHMAKWYGVPGLDDNAAIRPTPSGYSNDEISLEWLEHFNKWSAKSSLGRKRLLIVDGHGSHHTKRFIQYCADHDIIPFGMPPNLTHILQPLDVVVFQPLKHYHAKALDILVRDGLVHIGKLEFLSCIGNVRDQVFKGSTIRSAFKKTGIHPFNPQAVLEILAARQPESTPSPPSTVLQSSPFGTPVTLRQMNKVADRVSRVIREDEDLDPNLRYEMSRFIRGSLSLATELIQTKRDLGSTKMAEHLAQQRNALKNSPLQSGGVLTVAQGREMVRQREEDQLAKARRMVEAAELRALITRKRVIEEAAKVARKWRASERLGRVEVVDSKLVGGC